The proteins below are encoded in one region of Limnochorda pilosa:
- a CDS encoding MetQ/NlpA family ABC transporter substrate-binding protein, with the protein MEQTDRRPTWVAPAARILGALVALLVGAGVLLSGVQAQQQVLRVGATPVPHAEVLEQVKPVLAAEGIDLRIVEFTDYVQPNLALDAGDLDANYFQHIPYLEQFSKDHGLDLTYIAAVHIEPMGLYSRKVSSIEDLPGGARIGIPNDPTNGGRALLLLQSAGLIKLDPAAGITATPLDVVENPHRLRFQELEAAQLPRVLFDVEAAVINTNYALEAGLNPTRDALVIEGSDSPYVNVLAVRTQEKDAQALQALARALTSDAVRSFLLEKYGGAVVPAF; encoded by the coding sequence ATGGAACAGACCGACAGAAGGCCGACCTGGGTGGCGCCGGCAGCCCGGATCCTGGGCGCTCTGGTCGCGCTGCTGGTGGGAGCGGGCGTCCTGCTCTCCGGAGTGCAGGCCCAGCAGCAGGTGCTGCGGGTAGGTGCCACCCCCGTGCCCCATGCCGAGGTCCTGGAGCAGGTGAAGCCAGTGCTGGCGGCGGAGGGTATCGATCTGAGGATCGTGGAGTTCACCGACTACGTCCAGCCGAACCTGGCCCTGGACGCGGGAGACCTGGACGCCAACTACTTCCAGCACATTCCCTACCTGGAGCAGTTCTCGAAAGACCATGGGCTCGACCTGACCTACATCGCAGCGGTCCACATCGAGCCCATGGGCCTCTACTCGCGGAAGGTCTCCTCCATCGAGGATCTGCCCGGCGGAGCCCGCATCGGGATTCCCAACGATCCCACCAACGGCGGCCGGGCCCTGCTGCTCCTCCAGTCCGCAGGCCTCATCAAGCTGGACCCGGCGGCCGGCATCACCGCGACGCCGCTGGACGTGGTGGAGAACCCCCACCGGTTGCGTTTCCAGGAGCTCGAAGCAGCCCAGCTCCCCCGCGTCCTCTTCGACGTGGAGGCGGCGGTGATCAACACCAACTACGCGCTGGAGGCGGGGCTCAACCCCACCCGGGACGCCCTGGTGATCGAAGGCTCCGACTCCCCCTACGTGAACGTGCTGGCGGTGCGCACTCAGGAGAAGGACGCTCAGGCGTTGCAGGCTCTCGCCCGAGCCCTCACCAGCGACGCGGTCCGCTCGTTCCTCCTGGAGAAGTACGGCGGGGCTGTGGTTCCTGCTTTCTGA
- a CDS encoding methionine ABC transporter permease, with translation MILSPVVLRLTWEALQETLVMVGLATLLAELGGLPLGILLVVTEPGRILASPRLNQAVGALVNVGRSIPFIILMVAIIPFTRWVVGTSIGTAAAMVPLTVAAIPYVARLVESSLKEVDPGVVEAVVAMGASPWQVIRKVYLPEAVPSLILGATITAITLVGYSAMAGAVGGGGLGDLAIRYGYQRFRTDVMLVTVLVLVVLVQGIQLLGNRWARRLDRR, from the coding sequence GTGATCCTCTCGCCGGTGGTGCTACGCCTCACTTGGGAGGCGTTGCAGGAGACCCTGGTGATGGTGGGGCTGGCCACCCTCCTCGCGGAGCTCGGCGGCCTGCCCCTGGGGATCCTGCTGGTGGTGACCGAGCCCGGGCGGATCCTCGCCTCGCCCCGCCTCAACCAGGCGGTGGGCGCGCTGGTGAACGTGGGCCGTTCGATCCCCTTCATCATCCTGATGGTGGCCATCATCCCATTCACGCGCTGGGTGGTGGGCACGTCCATCGGAACCGCGGCCGCCATGGTGCCGCTCACGGTGGCGGCCATACCCTACGTGGCCCGCTTGGTGGAAAGCTCGCTGAAGGAGGTGGACCCGGGTGTGGTGGAGGCCGTGGTGGCCATGGGAGCCAGCCCCTGGCAGGTGATTCGCAAGGTGTACCTGCCTGAGGCGGTGCCGTCGCTGATCCTGGGCGCCACCATCACCGCGATCACGCTGGTAGGGTACTCGGCCATGGCGGGCGCGGTGGGTGGCGGGGGGTTGGGCGACCTGGCCATCCGCTATGGGTACCAGCGCTTCCGTACAGACGTCATGCTGGTGACGGTTCTGGTGCTGGTGGTGCTGGTGCAGGGCATCCAGCTCCTGGGGAACCGCTGGGCCCGACGGCTCGACCGGCGGTAG
- a CDS encoding methionine ABC transporter ATP-binding protein, with product MTVRLQGVHKGFVTEAGRIEALRGLDLEVHAGEIYGVIGVSGAGKSTLVRCINRLERPDAGRIEVDGVDLATLEGAELRRVRQRIGMVFQHFNLLRSRTVAGNVALPLEVTGRPRREIQERVAELLEWVGLAGRADSYPSQLSGGQKQRVGIARALANRPDLLLCDEPTSALDPETTASVLDLLRRVRDEMGLTILIITHEMAVVRAICDRVAVVESGRVVEEGPAARMLVEPASAAARRLLGFAEGSVHLPERPAPVPGEQARLLELRFVGEVARQPVITHLVRRFPVTANILGGQIDRLAGAPFGVLLVELTGGESELEGAIAYLREAGVAVGELQKEVGGR from the coding sequence GTGACCGTTCGCCTGCAGGGCGTCCACAAGGGGTTCGTCACCGAGGCGGGCCGCATCGAGGCCCTGCGTGGCCTCGACCTGGAGGTGCACGCCGGGGAGATCTACGGCGTCATCGGGGTGAGCGGCGCCGGGAAGAGCACCCTGGTGCGGTGCATCAACCGCCTGGAGCGGCCTGACGCAGGGCGCATCGAGGTGGACGGGGTGGACCTGGCGACGCTGGAGGGCGCGGAGCTCCGGCGCGTCCGCCAGCGCATCGGGATGGTCTTCCAGCACTTCAACCTGCTTCGCTCACGAACCGTGGCGGGCAACGTGGCCCTGCCGCTGGAGGTGACCGGAAGGCCGAGGCGCGAGATCCAGGAGCGGGTGGCGGAGCTCCTGGAATGGGTGGGCCTGGCGGGGCGGGCGGATAGCTACCCGTCCCAGCTCTCGGGGGGGCAGAAGCAGCGGGTGGGCATCGCCCGAGCCCTGGCCAACCGCCCCGACCTGCTCCTCTGCGACGAGCCCACCTCGGCGCTGGACCCCGAGACGACCGCCTCCGTGCTGGACCTCCTCCGGCGGGTGCGTGACGAGATGGGTCTGACCATCCTGATCATCACCCATGAAATGGCGGTGGTGCGGGCCATCTGCGACCGGGTGGCGGTGGTGGAGTCCGGCAGGGTGGTGGAAGAGGGGCCCGCCGCCCGGATGCTGGTGGAGCCCGCGTCGGCTGCGGCCAGGCGCCTGCTGGGCTTCGCCGAGGGGAGCGTGCACCTGCCGGAGCGGCCTGCACCGGTCCCCGGGGAGCAGGCTCGGCTGCTGGAGCTGCGGTTCGTGGGCGAGGTGGCCCGGCAGCCGGTCATCACCCATCTGGTGCGGCGCTTTCCGGTGACCGCGAACATCCTGGGCGGCCAGATCGACCGTCTGGCGGGAGCGCCCTTCGGCGTGCTCCTGGTGGAGTTGACCGGCGGCGAGTCCGAGCTGGAAGGGGCCATCGCCTACCTGCGGGAAGCGGGTGTGGCCGTGGGCGAGCTGCAGAAGGAGGTCGGGGGACGGTGA
- the fabF gene encoding beta-ketoacyl-ACP synthase II — MRSFRRVVVTGVGAVTPVGNDAETTWRSLLEGRSGIGPIRSFDARGLPVRIAGEVKDFDPEAVMERKVARRTARFAQLAVAAGREALERSGLILTAETATGTGVILGTAGGLFASGYQERLLQERGAHRVDPLFVARAAAHMAAARVGRVLGLRGPNTTVNSACASGLDAIGQAFNWIRTGQADVVLAGGSESVMHPVGVASMAITGALSQRNHEPERASRPFDRERDGFVLAEGAGLLVLESEEHALRRGAPMLAEVLGTGWSFDAADDTAPDASGQALAMRRALDDAGLAPEAIQWVKAHGTSTPLNDRTETAALKQVFGGHARKLAISSVKSMIGHTASASGGVEAVAAVMALRDQTAPPTINYENPDPECDLDYVPNVARPMAIEALLANAFGLGGQNASLVLARYATGGPQADGRRPPE, encoded by the coding sequence GTGCGCTCGTTCCGGCGCGTGGTGGTGACGGGGGTGGGAGCGGTCACCCCCGTGGGAAACGACGCGGAGACCACGTGGCGCTCCCTCCTGGAGGGGCGTTCGGGCATCGGGCCGATCCGGAGCTTTGACGCCCGCGGTCTGCCCGTGCGCATCGCGGGCGAGGTGAAGGACTTCGACCCCGAAGCGGTCATGGAACGGAAGGTCGCCCGGCGCACCGCCCGCTTCGCCCAGCTCGCGGTGGCTGCCGGGCGGGAGGCGCTGGAACGGTCCGGTCTCATCCTCACCGCCGAGACTGCGACCGGAACCGGGGTCATCCTGGGAACGGCCGGCGGGCTCTTCGCCAGCGGCTACCAGGAGCGGCTCCTCCAGGAACGGGGGGCCCACCGGGTGGACCCGCTCTTCGTGGCCCGGGCCGCGGCCCACATGGCGGCCGCCCGGGTCGGGCGCGTCCTGGGCCTGCGGGGCCCCAACACCACCGTGAACAGTGCCTGCGCCAGCGGCCTGGACGCCATCGGCCAGGCGTTCAACTGGATCCGGACGGGCCAGGCCGACGTGGTGCTGGCCGGGGGGTCTGAGTCGGTGATGCACCCGGTGGGCGTGGCCAGCATGGCCATCACCGGAGCCCTTTCCCAGCGCAACCACGAGCCCGAGCGGGCGTCGCGCCCCTTCGATCGGGAGCGGGACGGCTTCGTCCTGGCCGAGGGCGCCGGCCTACTGGTGCTCGAGAGCGAGGAGCATGCCCTCCGGCGGGGCGCGCCCATGCTGGCCGAGGTGTTGGGGACCGGGTGGTCCTTCGATGCCGCGGACGACACCGCCCCCGACGCCTCGGGCCAGGCGTTGGCCATGCGTCGGGCCTTGGACGATGCCGGCCTGGCGCCCGAGGCCATCCAGTGGGTGAAGGCCCATGGCACCTCCACCCCGCTCAACGATCGCACCGAGACGGCGGCGCTCAAGCAGGTCTTCGGCGGGCACGCACGGAAGCTTGCCATCAGTTCCGTCAAGTCCATGATCGGCCATACCGCCTCCGCTTCGGGGGGCGTGGAGGCGGTGGCGGCGGTGATGGCCCTGCGCGACCAGACGGCCCCGCCCACCATCAACTACGAGAACCCCGACCCGGAGTGCGATTTGGACTACGTTCCCAACGTCGCGCGCCCCATGGCTATCGAGGCTCTGCTGGCCAACGCCTTCGGCCTGGGAGGGCAGAACGCGAGCCTCGTGCTGGCCCGTTACGCGACGGGCGGCCCTCAGGCGGATGGCCGCCGGCCGCCCGAGTGA
- a CDS encoding PaaI family thioesterase, protein MPGQEAERPPGDAARAMCFVCGPANPYGLHVEFVQKDGASEATFTPPAHLQGWPGVLHGGIVITLLDEALAYAAWHAGLQGMTARLEVRLRRPAPLETPLVVRGWLEHRSARAARARAELLQGDTVLAEASGVVYRARISQDGRATLAD, encoded by the coding sequence ATGCCCGGCCAGGAAGCAGAGAGGCCGCCGGGAGATGCGGCTCGCGCCATGTGCTTCGTCTGCGGGCCGGCCAACCCCTACGGCCTCCACGTCGAGTTCGTCCAGAAGGACGGGGCCAGCGAGGCCACCTTCACACCGCCGGCCCACCTCCAGGGCTGGCCTGGCGTGTTGCACGGCGGGATCGTGATCACGCTCCTGGACGAGGCGCTGGCCTACGCTGCCTGGCATGCGGGTCTCCAGGGGATGACCGCCCGCCTGGAGGTCCGCCTCCGCCGGCCCGCCCCGCTCGAAACGCCGCTGGTGGTCCGGGGGTGGCTTGAACACCGCTCCGCCCGCGCCGCCCGGGCCCGGGCCGAACTCCTGCAGGGCGACACGGTGCTGGCCGAGGCCTCCGGCGTGGTCTACCGGGCCCGAATCAGCCAGGACGGGAGGGCGACGCTGGCCGACTAG
- a CDS encoding sensor histidine kinase, with protein MSIRIRLTLWYGVLLAASLVLFDLLIYGLMSDHLYSMVDADLRQQARQAALLLGRGTVHAQPLPGPTDAQALGALLEFFRAPGSRVAILRGDGQLLAHSPVGSTIPAAIREHALRLTRADFQGLASHREGGASWRLYAQRLDALGARWGLPDPPVLLMDARAEAVGFTLSRLLLYLGTGTVLILGLGTWVGWRLASAPLRPIAEATGAARAIALSRSFTRRLAAPAVRSDEVGELIATLNEMLESLQQSYESQKQFVANASHELRAPLTTLKGNLALLDQWDRLEPGERSAVLADLRSETERMIRLVSGMLALARADAGQVARLRPVDVDQVVLEVARSFRLRAEGHRFRLGPFEPVHLEADPDLIKQLLVILLDNAFCYTPAGGRVELGVTRDGDEAVLEVADTGIGIAPGDLPHIFDRFYRADRARTRSSESAGLGLAIARWIVESHGGRIEVDSRAGAGSRFTVRLPLRRGEAGAGSPAGPGRQVATMAVPDAEGGQDRSSRPASPSRPG; from the coding sequence GTGTCCATCCGCATCCGCCTGACCCTTTGGTACGGCGTGCTGCTGGCCGCCAGCCTGGTGCTCTTCGACCTCCTGATCTACGGGTTGATGTCGGACCACCTCTACAGCATGGTCGATGCGGATCTGCGGCAGCAGGCCCGGCAGGCCGCGCTCCTCCTGGGACGCGGCACCGTCCACGCTCAGCCCCTGCCCGGCCCCACGGACGCCCAGGCTTTGGGGGCGCTGCTGGAGTTCTTCCGGGCGCCGGGGAGCCGCGTGGCGATCCTCCGAGGGGACGGGCAGCTGCTGGCCCACAGCCCGGTGGGGTCCACGATCCCAGCGGCGATCCGGGAACACGCCCTGCGTCTGACGCGGGCCGACTTCCAGGGCCTGGCCAGCCACCGGGAGGGCGGGGCATCCTGGCGGCTGTACGCGCAGCGGCTGGACGCCCTGGGTGCCCGCTGGGGCCTGCCCGACCCGCCGGTGCTCCTCATGGACGCCCGGGCCGAAGCGGTCGGATTCACCCTCTCGCGCCTCCTTCTCTACCTGGGGACGGGAACCGTTCTGATCTTGGGCCTGGGTACCTGGGTGGGCTGGCGCCTGGCTTCGGCCCCTTTGCGCCCCATCGCCGAGGCCACCGGAGCGGCCCGGGCCATCGCCCTCTCGCGCAGCTTCACCCGCCGTCTCGCCGCGCCTGCCGTGCGCTCCGACGAGGTCGGGGAGCTGATCGCCACCCTGAACGAGATGCTCGAGAGCCTGCAGCAATCGTATGAGAGCCAGAAGCAGTTCGTGGCCAATGCCTCCCACGAGCTGCGGGCACCCCTCACCACCCTCAAGGGGAACCTCGCCCTCCTCGATCAGTGGGATCGGCTGGAACCAGGCGAGCGGTCGGCGGTGCTGGCCGACCTCCGGTCGGAGACCGAACGGATGATCCGCCTGGTCTCCGGCATGCTCGCCCTGGCCCGGGCCGACGCGGGCCAGGTAGCCCGCCTTCGCCCCGTGGACGTGGACCAAGTGGTCCTGGAGGTCGCCCGCAGTTTCCGCCTGCGGGCGGAAGGCCATCGCTTCCGCCTGGGCCCCTTCGAGCCCGTGCACCTCGAGGCGGACCCGGACCTCATCAAGCAGCTCCTGGTGATTCTCCTGGACAACGCCTTTTGCTACACGCCCGCCGGTGGCCGGGTGGAGCTCGGGGTGACGCGCGATGGGGACGAGGCGGTGTTGGAGGTGGCCGACACGGGTATCGGCATCGCCCCCGGCGACCTGCCCCACATCTTCGACCGCTTCTACCGGGCCGATCGGGCCCGCACCCGCTCCAGCGAGAGCGCCGGGCTGGGCCTGGCCATCGCCCGCTGGATCGTGGAGAGCCACGGCGGCCGGATCGAGGTGGATAGCCGTGCGGGCGCCGGCAGCCGCTTTACGGTGCGGTTGCCCTTGAGACGGGGCGAAGCTGGGGCCGGCTCACCCGCAGGACCTGGCCGCCAGGTGGCGACCATGGCGGTCCCTGACGCGGAGGGCGGGCAGGATCGGTCTAGTCGGCCAGCGTCGCCCTCCCGTCCTGGCTGA
- a CDS encoding response regulator transcription factor: MGQRILVVDDDPRLQAMLRRVLVLEGFEVLQAFDGPAALRMLQDEPVDLVVLDWMLPGVDGLEVCRRVRELGQAPILMLTAKDAVEDRVRGLTAGADDYLVKPFATEELVARMRALLRRSQAPAEQLRFGDLVLDVATREARRGQRSIELTTTEYELLHLFMRHPRQVLPRERILEEVWGYDFRGESNVLEVYVGYLRRKLEEGGEPRLIHTVRGAGYVLRE, encoded by the coding sequence GTGGGCCAACGCATCCTGGTGGTGGACGACGATCCGAGGCTTCAGGCTATGCTGCGGCGGGTCCTGGTGCTGGAAGGGTTCGAGGTGCTCCAGGCGTTCGACGGCCCGGCCGCCCTGCGCATGCTCCAGGACGAGCCGGTGGACCTGGTGGTGCTGGACTGGATGCTGCCCGGGGTGGATGGCCTCGAGGTCTGTCGGCGGGTGAGGGAGCTGGGGCAGGCGCCCATCCTCATGCTGACGGCCAAGGATGCGGTGGAAGACCGGGTGCGCGGGCTCACGGCGGGTGCCGACGACTACCTGGTGAAACCCTTCGCCACCGAGGAGCTGGTGGCCCGGATGCGGGCGCTCCTTCGTCGCAGCCAGGCGCCGGCCGAGCAGCTGCGCTTCGGCGACCTGGTGCTGGACGTCGCCACCCGTGAGGCCCGTCGCGGCCAGCGGTCCATCGAGCTGACGACCACCGAGTACGAGCTCCTCCACCTCTTCATGCGCCACCCGCGGCAGGTGCTCCCGCGTGAGCGAATCCTCGAGGAGGTCTGGGGCTACGACTTCCGCGGCGAGTCCAACGTCCTGGAGGTGTACGTGGGCTACCTGCGCCGCAAGCTCGAGGAGGGCGGCGAGCCGCGCCTCATCCACACCGTGCGGGGCGCGGGCTACGTGCTGAGGGAGTGA
- a CDS encoding 2-oxoacid:acceptor oxidoreductase subunit alpha, with protein sequence MSTDRTDIAWRIGGPQGKGVDTAAGIFGRACAAGGFHVFGRREYYSNIMGRHSYFDVRVTGRPVGVHRDRVDLLVTFDTETLVRHAVSVAPGGVLLHDASAADVAIDAMGFLDDPLQEELAAYLAERDLPPTTAGLLEDARRRGVTVLPVSYGDLTEALTHELGASRASADRMLNTVAVALSAALIKYDPDRVKRGVALTFGDRSKLVEMNRQAVDLAYAHARRSWDLDAVPLRLGVRPERPRRLFVTGTQAVAMGKIAGGLAFQTYYPISPATDESVYLEAHATFPTTDGGQGSVLVWQTEDELAAVTAATGAALTGARSATATSGPGFSLMTEGIGWAGINEVPLVVTVYQRGGPATGLPTRTEQGDLQFAVHGGHGDFPRIVLASGDVTEAFQDAAQAFSYAERYQTVVIHLMDKALASTTLTTEPFDTSRLAIDRGLVANPASDGSNGTVSFPRFRPSETGLSPRPYLGQPGGMHWLTGAEHTELGRVTEDPITREQQVEKRLRKLQLAAREIPAEEKLRLYGDASAPLTLVSWGSNKAAILEVLERLAEEGVTARHIQLRLLWPFPSAELEPLLATARPLVAVETNATGQMARLLREQTGRAPDHLVLKYSGRPISVEQLLDALHQILSGAAGPRLVIRNPYE encoded by the coding sequence TTGAGCACAGACAGGACCGACATCGCCTGGCGGATCGGCGGCCCCCAGGGGAAGGGTGTGGACACGGCCGCAGGCATCTTCGGCCGTGCCTGCGCGGCGGGGGGCTTCCACGTCTTTGGCCGGCGCGAGTACTACTCGAACATCATGGGACGCCACAGCTATTTTGACGTGCGGGTGACGGGCCGCCCCGTGGGGGTCCACCGCGACCGGGTCGACCTGCTGGTCACCTTCGACACCGAAACCCTGGTGCGCCACGCGGTCTCGGTGGCACCCGGCGGCGTTCTCCTCCACGACGCGTCGGCCGCGGACGTGGCCATCGACGCCATGGGCTTTCTGGACGATCCGCTCCAGGAAGAGCTGGCGGCCTACCTTGCCGAGCGCGACCTGCCCCCCACCACGGCCGGGCTCCTCGAGGACGCGCGCCGCCGGGGGGTCACCGTCCTGCCCGTCTCCTACGGCGACCTGACCGAGGCGTTGACCCATGAGCTCGGCGCCTCCCGGGCCTCCGCCGATCGGATGCTGAACACGGTGGCCGTGGCCCTTTCCGCAGCTCTGATCAAGTACGACCCCGATCGGGTCAAGCGAGGCGTCGCCCTCACCTTCGGCGACCGGAGCAAGCTGGTGGAGATGAACCGTCAGGCGGTGGACCTGGCCTATGCCCACGCCCGCCGGAGTTGGGACCTGGATGCCGTTCCCTTGCGCCTCGGCGTTCGGCCCGAGCGGCCGCGGCGGCTCTTCGTGACGGGCACCCAGGCCGTGGCCATGGGGAAGATCGCCGGGGGTCTCGCGTTCCAGACCTACTACCCCATCAGCCCGGCCACCGACGAGAGTGTCTACCTGGAGGCCCACGCCACCTTCCCCACCACGGACGGAGGCCAGGGCTCGGTGCTCGTCTGGCAGACCGAGGACGAGCTCGCCGCCGTGACGGCCGCGACGGGTGCCGCGCTCACGGGGGCCCGAAGTGCCACGGCCACCTCCGGCCCGGGCTTCTCCCTGATGACCGAGGGCATCGGCTGGGCGGGGATCAACGAGGTGCCCCTGGTGGTCACCGTGTACCAGCGGGGCGGGCCTGCCACGGGGCTCCCCACCCGTACCGAGCAGGGGGACCTCCAGTTCGCGGTGCACGGGGGGCACGGCGACTTCCCCAGGATCGTGCTGGCTTCGGGCGACGTCACCGAGGCGTTCCAGGACGCGGCCCAGGCCTTCAGCTACGCCGAGCGCTACCAGACGGTGGTCATCCACCTGATGGACAAGGCGCTGGCCAGCACCACCCTGACGACTGAGCCTTTCGACACGAGCAGGCTGGCCATCGACCGGGGCCTCGTCGCCAACCCTGCTTCCGACGGGAGCAACGGGACCGTGAGCTTCCCCCGCTTCCGCCCGTCGGAGACGGGCCTCTCGCCCCGGCCCTACCTGGGCCAGCCGGGCGGCATGCACTGGCTCACGGGTGCCGAGCACACCGAGCTGGGCCGCGTCACCGAGGACCCCATCACCCGGGAGCAGCAGGTGGAAAAACGGCTCCGGAAGCTGCAGCTGGCCGCTCGCGAGATCCCGGCGGAGGAGAAGCTCCGTCTCTACGGGGACGCCAGCGCACCGCTCACGCTCGTGAGCTGGGGGTCCAACAAGGCGGCGATCCTCGAGGTCCTGGAGCGCCTGGCCGAGGAGGGCGTGACCGCCCGCCACATCCAGCTTCGGCTCCTCTGGCCCTTCCCGTCGGCGGAGCTGGAGCCGCTGCTGGCCACCGCCCGGCCCCTGGTCGCCGTCGAGACCAACGCGACCGGGCAGATGGCCCGCCTCCTGAGAGAGCAGACCGGCCGCGCGCCGGACCACCTGGTGCTCAAGTACAGCGGCCGTCCCATCTCGGTGGAACAGCTCCTCGATGCCCTCCACCAGATTCTGTCGGGCGCGGCCGGCCCGCGCCTGGTGATCCGCAACCCCTACGAGTGA
- a CDS encoding thiamine pyrophosphate-dependent enzyme: MATVTVKDFQVGFPNDWCPGCGDFGILNSLHQALAGLGLKPHEVAVFGGIGCSGKTQYYVNAYDVHTLHGRVLPYATGAKLANPELTVVAVGGDGDGMAIGAGHFVNAGRSNLDLTYILHNNEVYGLTKGQASPTLPMGSQTKSLPEPTIQGSVNPLMLALASGYTWIGRGYAFDVRGLVELIQRAIRHKGLSFLEVLQPCPTYNNLHTKAWFAGKDQGGVPRVAPLDPSYDPVIEPDAGEGAVRARLGAFVVEATRGGEPIRTGVFLENLSVPDLGERLAQRLPAYRHAPPAHRVVADAKGRSNADLTPLFAEVAVS, encoded by the coding sequence ATGGCAACGGTAACGGTGAAGGACTTCCAGGTGGGCTTCCCCAACGACTGGTGCCCGGGGTGCGGCGACTTCGGGATCCTCAACTCCCTCCACCAGGCCCTGGCCGGCTTGGGCCTGAAGCCGCACGAAGTCGCCGTCTTCGGGGGCATCGGCTGCTCGGGGAAGACCCAGTACTACGTGAACGCCTACGACGTCCACACGCTGCACGGGCGGGTGCTCCCCTACGCCACCGGCGCGAAGCTGGCCAACCCCGAGCTGACGGTGGTGGCCGTGGGCGGCGACGGCGACGGTATGGCCATCGGCGCCGGCCACTTCGTGAACGCAGGGCGGAGCAACCTGGACCTCACCTACATCCTGCACAACAACGAGGTCTACGGGCTCACCAAGGGGCAGGCCTCCCCCACGCTGCCCATGGGCTCCCAGACCAAGAGCCTGCCCGAACCCACCATCCAGGGGAGCGTGAACCCGCTCATGCTGGCCCTGGCCTCGGGCTACACCTGGATCGGCCGGGGCTACGCCTTCGACGTCCGGGGCCTGGTGGAGCTGATCCAGCGGGCCATCCGCCACAAGGGGCTCTCGTTCCTGGAGGTGCTCCAGCCCTGCCCCACCTACAACAACCTCCACACCAAGGCCTGGTTCGCGGGCAAGGACCAGGGCGGCGTACCGAGGGTCGCTCCCCTGGACCCTTCCTACGACCCGGTGATCGAGCCCGACGCTGGCGAGGGGGCGGTTCGGGCCCGCCTGGGCGCCTTCGTGGTCGAGGCCACTCGGGGCGGCGAGCCGATCCGCACCGGGGTCTTCCTGGAGAACCTGTCCGTTCCGGACCTGGGCGAGCGCCTGGCACAGCGCCTGCCGGCGTATCGCCACGCGCCGCCCGCCCACCGGGTGGTGGCCGACGCGAAGGGGCGTTCCAACGCGGACCTCACCCCTCTCTTCGCCGAGGTGGCGGTCTCCTAG